The following proteins are co-located in the Gorilla gorilla gorilla isolate KB3781 chromosome 18, NHGRI_mGorGor1-v2.1_pri, whole genome shotgun sequence genome:
- the CDT1 gene encoding DNA replication factor Cdt1 yields the protein MEQRRVTDFFARRRPGPPRIAPPKLACRTPSPARPALRAPDSATSGSRKRARPPAAPGRDQARPPARRRLRLSVDEVSSPSTPEAPDSPEAPDIPACPSPRQKIKKSTPAAGQPPHLTSAQDQDTISELASCLQRARELGARVRALKASAQDAGESCTPEAEGRPEEPCGEKVPAYQRFHALAQPGLPGLVLPYKYQVLAEMFRSMDTIVGMLHNRSETPTFAKVQRGVQDMMRRRFEERNVGQIKTVYPASYRFRQERSVPTFKDGARRSDYQLTIEPLLEQEADGAAPQLTASRLLQRRQIFSQKLVEHVKEHHKAFLASLSTPMVVPEDQLTRWHPRFNVDEVPDIEPAALPQPPATEKLTTAQEVLARARNLISPRMEKALSQLALRSAAPSSPGSPRPALPATPPATPPAASPSALKGVSQDLLERIRAKEAQKQLAQMTRCPEQEQRLQRLERLPELARVLRSVFVSERKPALSMEVACARMVGSCRTVMSPGEMEKHLLLLSELLPDWLSLHRIRTDTYVKLDKAADLAHITALLAHQARAEEGL from the exons ATGGAGCAGCGCCGCGTCACCGACTTCTTCGCGCGCCGCCGCCCCGGGCCCCCCCGCATCGCGCCGCCCAAGCTGGCCTGCCGCACCCCCAGCCCCGCCAGGCCCGCACTCCGCGCCCCGGACTCCGCTACCAGTGGCAGCCGCAAgcgcgcccgcccgcccgccgccCCCGGACGCGACCAGGCCAGGCCACCGGCCCGCAGGAGGCTGCGGCTGTCGGTGGACGAG GTTTCCAGCCCCAGTACCCCCGAGGCCCCCGACTCCCCCGAGGCCCCAGACATCCCAGCCTGCCCTTCTCCGCGCCAGAAGATAAAGAAATCCACCCCGGCGGCAGGTCAGCCGCCCCACCTGACATCCGCGCAGGACCAG GACACCATCTCTGAGCTTGCGTCATGCCTGCAACGGGCCCGGGAGCTGGGGGCAAGAGTCCGGGCGCTGAAGGCCAGTGCCCAAGATGCTGGGGAGTCCTGCACCCCAGAGGCCGAGGGCCGCCCTGAGGAGCCATG TGGCGAGAAGGTGCCCGCCTACCAGCGCTTCCATGCCCTGGCCCAGCCCGGCCTGCCGGGGCTCGTGCTGCCCTACAAGTACCAGGTGCTGGCGGAGATGTTCCGCAGCATGGACACCATCGTGGGCATGCTCCACAACCGCTCCGAGACGCCCACCTTTGCCAAGGTCCAGCGGGGCGTCCAGGACATGATGCGTAG GCGTTTTGAGGAGCGCAATGTTGGCCAGATCAAAACCGTGTACCCGGCCTCCTACCGCTTCCGCCAGGAGCGCAGTGTCCCCACCTTCAAGGATGGCGCCAGGAGGTCAGATTACCAGCTCACCATCGAGCCACTGCTGGAGCAGG AGGCTGATGGAGCAGCCCCCCAGCTCACGGCCTCGCGCCTCCTGCAGCGACGGCAGATCTTCAGCCAGAAGCTGGTGGAGCACGTCAAGGAGCACCACAAG GCCTTCCTGGCCTCCCTGAGCACCCCCATGGTGGTGCCGGAGGACCAGCTGACCCGCTGGCACCCGCGCTTCAACGTGGATGAAGTACCCGACATCGAGCCGGCCGCGCTGCCCCAGCCACCCGCCACGGAGAAGCTCACCACTGCTCAGGAGGTGCTGGCCCGGGCCCGCAACCTGATTTCACCCAGG ATGGAGAAGGCCTTGAGTCAATTGGCCCTGCGCTCTGCTGCACCCAGCAGCCCCGGGTCTCCCAGGCCAGCACTGCCGGCTACCCCACCAGCCACCCCGCCTGCAGCTTCTCCCAGTGCTCTGAAGGGGGTGTCCCAGGATCTGCTGGAGCGG ATCCGAGCCAAGGAGGCACAGAAGCAGCTGGCACAGATGACGCGGTGCCCGGAGCAGGAGCAGCGGCTGCAGCGCTTAGAACGGCTGCCTGAGCTGGCCCGCGTGCTGCGGAGCGTCTTTGTGTCTGAACGCAAGCCTGCGCTCAGCATGGAGGTGGCCTGTGCCAGGATGGTGGGCAGCTGTCGCACTGTGATGAGCCCTG GGGAAATGGAGAAGCACCTGCTGCTTCTCTCCGAGCTGCTGCCAGACTGGCTCAGCCTCCACCGCATCCGCACCGACACCTACGTCAAGCTGGACAAGGCCGCGGACCTGgcccacatcactgcactcctggCCCACCAGGCACGTGCTGAGGAGGGGCTGTGA
- the APRT gene encoding adenine phosphoribosyltransferase isoform X1, whose protein sequence is MADSELQLVEQRIRSFPDFPTPGVVFRDISPVLKDPASFRAAIGLLARHLKATHGGRIDYIAGLDSRGFLFGPSLAQELGLGCVLIRKRGKLPGPTLWASYSLEYGKAELEIQKDALEPGQRVVVVDDLLATGGTMNAACELLGRLQAEVLECVSLVELTSLKGKEKLAPVPFFSLLQYE, encoded by the exons ATGGCGGACTCCGAGCTGCAGCTGGTTGAGCAGCGGATCCGCAGCTTCCCCGACTTCCCCACCCCAGGCGTGGTATTCAG GGACATCTCACCCGTCCTGAAGGACCCCGCCTCCTTCCGCGCCGCCATCGGCCTCCTGGCGCGACACCTGAAGGCGACCCACGGGGGCCGCATCGACTACATCGCAG GCCTAGACTCCCGAGGCTTCCTCTTTGGCCCCTCCCTGGCCCAGGAGCTTGGACTGGGCTGCGTGCTCATCCGAAAGCGGGGGAAGCTGCCAGGCCCCACTCTGTGGGCCTCCTATTCCCTGGAGTACGGGAAG GCTGAGCTGGAGATCCAGAAAGACGCCCTGGAGCCAGGACAGAGGGTGGTCGTCGTGGATGATCTGCTGGCCACTGGTG GAACCATGAACGCTGCTTGCGAGCTGCTGGGCCGCCTGCAGGCTGAGGTCCTGGAGTGCGTGAGCCTGGTGGAGCTGACCTCACTTAAGGGCAAGGAGAAGCTGGCACCTGTacccttcttctctctcctgcagtATGAGTGA
- the APRT gene encoding adenine phosphoribosyltransferase isoform X2 has translation MADSELQLVEQRIRSFPDFPTPGVVFRDISPVLKDPASFRAAIGLLARHLKATHGGRIDYIAGLDSRGFLFGPSLAQELGLGCVLIRKRGKLPGPTLWASYSLEYGKAELEIQKDALEPGQRVVVVDDLLATGV, from the exons ATGGCGGACTCCGAGCTGCAGCTGGTTGAGCAGCGGATCCGCAGCTTCCCCGACTTCCCCACCCCAGGCGTGGTATTCAG GGACATCTCACCCGTCCTGAAGGACCCCGCCTCCTTCCGCGCCGCCATCGGCCTCCTGGCGCGACACCTGAAGGCGACCCACGGGGGCCGCATCGACTACATCGCAG GCCTAGACTCCCGAGGCTTCCTCTTTGGCCCCTCCCTGGCCCAGGAGCTTGGACTGGGCTGCGTGCTCATCCGAAAGCGGGGGAAGCTGCCAGGCCCCACTCTGTGGGCCTCCTATTCCCTGGAGTACGGGAAG GCTGAGCTGGAGATCCAGAAAGACGCCCTGGAGCCAGGACAGAGGGTGGTCGTCGTGGATGATCTGCTGGCCACTGGTG tATGA